In Shewanella glacialimarina, the genomic stretch TGAAAAATACTAATACCGCGCAGCTGGTGCAGGCGCTTAAACAGGCCAAGGTGCAGCATGTTACTGGCGGGTACGCTTTTAGTCTTAAAGCGAAAACCAATTTGGTCAGACGGGTGATCAAGCAACACATGGTAATTCACCACCTGCCCCCAACCGTTTACCTCTAACCCCTGGCGAACGCGCGTGGATACATCATTAAGTTCAAACGGAATGTAATCAGGCTCTAACGCCTCAATACTGTATTGGGTGCCTTGTGGGTTTGGGTGACCAAACTTAGCCGTTTTACCGCGCACTTGCTGGCCAAACACTTCACCATCACGCAATGCGGTACGTAACACTAAACGCTCAAACTCGGGGCGAGTGTAGCGCCCTGTTACATCGGGTTTTAATGACCACGCAGCAAATCGGCGCTGAATATCATTGGCTAACTCATCCAGTATTTCACCACTCATACTGCGCGGCTGTGGCTCAACCACAATGCCTTGCGCACCAATTACCCGCTCTTCCATACGGTCTAAAATGCCAATACTCAGGTCGTGGTTTTCGTCTAACCACCTTGCTTGCTCACGTAAACTTTTACCTGCGGCAAACACCGCTTGGTTGGCACCGCGCCCTTCTTTATTGGCTTTATGGGTTCGGCTTGGGCTGGCAGCTTCATAACCTTTAAGGTTGCGATAACTCATTGCGGCCGCCTGTCGCTTTAACGCCCAGCCAGGGGACAAATACGATAGTGCATCGTTAATAATGCTCATATTGATTCCTAGTTAAATCGGGCAAGTGTGGTGCCCCGTGGGCGGGTAAACATGCTTAGGGTGCGCTGCCATTCAATGCGGCCTTTACGAATTTGTTCTAGGTCTTCACTGGTCATCAGCTTGCCATTAACGCTAACGGTTTTACCCGCCAGCACCTCTTTTTCAGCGTCGATATACAGCGCCACCATGTCTGTCGCTTGTTGCTTTGACATTACAGCCAGCCTCCTGATTTAGCCGAGCCACCATTTAACCAGTCATTAGCTGGGGCTTTTTTCGGTTTTTGGGGTTTTTGGGGTTCATCGGTTAATGATGGGTTGTCGTCTTTATTTGTTATCACTTTACTGAGCGCATCGAGATTAATGCCAAAGCGTTCAATAGCGATATACAGCGCAGCCAAGGCATACACAAAACAATCTAGCGCTTCGTTACGCCTGCCGCCTGCGTCCCAGCGATAAACAATGCGACCGTCACGGCGTGTCGGCAATTTTCGTTCAGACGTTAACTGTTGCAGTTCGGTGTCATCACAAATGCTGTCGTTTAGTGGCAAATGAATCGCGCCAGGTGTGCGCGTATCAACACTGGGTTGAGTACGCATCATGGCCATGATCAACTCTTTGGCGTTGTCAGTACCCACCTCGGTTAAGTACACGCCTTTGTTAGTCCGCTTACGGGGGAAGTTAGCAATCGGCTTGCCGTACATGTTGGCGCCTCTAATCGGCACCACACGGAACAAGCCCAGCTTTTTACTCATTGAGTAAACCGTATCAGTGTAATGGCCGCCCGAATCCCAACACGTTGTGCCAATGTTAAGCACTATGCCGTCGTTACGGGGGTAACTTTGGTTTAAGCGCAGCGCCACTTTATCCAGCAGCACTTGGCTTGCTGGGTCACCGTACAAAATAAATCTGTCAATTAAGGCGCTTTCTTTACCCGCGCCCCAACCCCAAACGCGGCCTTCGTATCGGTCGTCTTGGGTGTCCACACCCGCGGTTAAATACACCACCCAATCGGGCATGTTGCCGTTGGGGTACATTTCACGCCTGCGGCCTAAGTCTTCCCATTCAATACGTTCGCCGTTGTCGTTGTCCCACGGCTGGCCAAGCTTGGTGTTAACAAAGGTTTGTAGCTTTTCTTTATCGCCTTTAGCTTTGTAAAATTCGGTAACTAACTTGGCCCAGCTGTTAAGCGTGTTATAAGCTGACCAGATATAAATAGAGATGTTTTCAGGCGTTAAAAAGTCGTCGCCGTCTTTATCAAAAAACGAAATAAAATCGGTTGTTGTCACCCCTGTTTTGTCGCATATCCATACCGCATTGGGGTGTTCTTCCATGTCGTGCAGTTGATTGTTTTC encodes the following:
- a CDS encoding phage terminase large subunit family protein, producing MNISAAQIKNLKAAVAAGLKSFYRPPMLTCSEYADTHFYMSSESSYTEGKWESLPFQIGILNAMGNDQITTLNIMKSARVGYTKMLMANAGYKIEHKKRNVLIYQPTDGIAKKFMKKHVETAIRDMPIWKVLAPWIGKKHKDNTLEDKIFTNGKTLLVRGGTAAANYREHSVDDVIYDELAGFDESIEHEGNATSLGDTRVELSMFPKSIRGSTPKTLGTCQIEKACSESQYQFRFNLPCPHCDELQHLKWGGKTEPFGIKWQGSDPKTAYYVCELCGCCIENNQLHDMEEHPNAVWICDKTGVTTTDFISFFDKDGDDFLTPENISIYIWSAYNTLNSWAKLVTEFYKAKGDKEKLQTFVNTKLGQPWDNDNGERIEWEDLGRRREMYPNGNMPDWVVYLTAGVDTQDDRYEGRVWGWGAGKESALIDRFILYGDPASQVLLDKVALRLNQSYPRNDGIVLNIGTTCWDSGGHYTDTVYSMSKKLGLFRVVPIRGANMYGKPIANFPRKRTNKGVYLTEVGTDNAKELIMAMMRTQPSVDTRTPGAIHLPLNDSICDDTELQQLTSERKLPTRRDGRIVYRWDAGGRRNEALDCFVYALAALYIAIERFGINLDALSKVITNKDDNPSLTDEPQKPQKPKKAPANDWLNGGSAKSGGWL